Genomic DNA from Candidatus Cloacimonas sp.:
GATAAACGGGAATGTGTTTTAGAACTTCCGGAGAGCGAGAAATACCCAAACACATATACAGCAAAATCCAGCCGCAAAAGATCAGGGTAATAAGATCAATTGCCGAAAGGAAGGACTTTGCTGTTTTCTTTTGTTTTGTTGATAATTCCGGCATACAGAATCCGTTACTTTCTACCGGTGATGGCTTTATCGTAAAGACGATAGGTTTTATATATCTCAGCACCCAATTTTTCGGCAACATTAATCATCGGGATGTTGTTTTCCAGCACCCAGGAAAATTCACTGCGGTAATAGCCCTTGGGGAGTCCATTCTTAAAAGTGTGATAATATAGCAAAGTATCTATTCCCTTACCTTGAAATTCTTTAATTATTCCCATCGTAATAACGCGCACGGAAGTGATGTGTTTTTTGGCTTTAAGAGCTTTGAGAATAGATACGGGAGTTACTTTCCCCTGCATAACTTTAAGCACTTCATTGAAGTTGGGCAAAGTTAAACTGAACCCGGCAAGCTGATTATCAACCTCGGCAATAAAAACCATATCGGGATCTACTATAGGAAGCAGTTCTGCAACAAGATGATCAAATTCGGCTCGCGTCATAGGAACATTTCCCCAATTATATTGCCAGGCACGCGTGTAAATATTAAAAACGGTTTCAATATCTTTTTTGCGCTGTTTTTTATTGTAGGACAGAGAACGGATTTGCACATTATTGCGCTTGGTAATTATTTCTGCCATTTTGGCAACGCGTTCAGGGATGGAATGATATTCACTGATGAAGGCATAGAGATCCATTGTTTTGAAAAAACCGTAGTTTTCGTAAAGCTTTTGGTAATAGGGAAAGTTGTGCGGCATCATAATCATTGGCGGTGTTTCAAAACCCTGAATAAGCAAACCGCATTCATCATTCACGCTGAAGTTGATAGGGCCCCTCATAGCGGTAAAATTACGATAGCTATTCCACTGCAAAGCTGCATCAAAAAGAGCATTAGCTACTTCCTGCTCTTCAATACACTCAAAGAAACCGAAGAACCCGATATTTTCGTTATGTTCTTTATTATGTTGTGTATTGGAATGGGCAGAAATTCTGCCAACGGTTTCTCCATCTTTTTGAGCAAGAAACAGTTTAACCTCAGAATGATCATAGTAGGGATTCTTCTTAGGGTTAAAAAACTTTTTCTGGTCACTAATTAAAGGGGGAACCCAGTTGGGCTCTTTTTGATATAGCTTGAAAGGAAGAAGAATGAAGTCCTTCAGCTGTTTTTGGTTATCTACAGGAATTATTTTTATCATCAACTTTCCTTTGCAGGGGAGCTAAAATTCCCCCAGTTTTTTGGAAACAAAAATGTTCAAAATACCCATCACTATAGCATTGCCAAGTAAAAGGGTTATGAAATAAGGAGGAAAATCCTTATGATAATGGAACAGAGTATAGAATATGATATACAAAATAACAGGTAAAATAACGATCAGATATTGAACAAAACGAATTTGCCTGAAAAAAAGAACTATAAGCCAGGCAACTGCAGCGGAAATCAAGGTTGGCAAAAAAGCAAAATAGGCAAGCATCCCCATATAGGTAAAAATGCCGCGTCCTCCCCGAAAATGATGATTATAGGGTAAGCAGTGACCAATGAGCATACATAACCCATAGATTAACATAATATTTTCTGAATAGAGAATATCAAAACCGGAATAATTAATCACTTTGTTATCAATAAACCGTAAAACAAATTCCACAATCATCAAAAACAAATATGCCTTAGCCACATCCGTTGCCCCCACCAAAGTCCCCAGGGGCTTGCTGATATTAGTATAAATATTTTCGGTATCCGCAAGACCGGAACCGATTTTATATACATTGAGCGAACGGAAACTTTTAGCAATCACCCGCGCCGTGGAAAAACAGCCGTAAAGATATGCAATTATTATAATAAGAAGGGCAAAGAGATAGATCATTCATTCACCCCATAATTACGCTCTCCGAAAATGGCAGTTCCAATTCGCAACATATTAGAGCCCTCTTCCAATGCCTGAACATAATCATCACTCATTCCCATGGAAAGATATTGCATTTCCACCTTAGGGATATTCAGGGTTTTTATTTCTTCAAACAAGGATTTCATCCGAACAAAAAGAGGACGGCTAACTTCCGCTTCTGCTAACCTTCCGATAGTCATCAA
This window encodes:
- a CDS encoding GNAT family N-acetyltransferase, whose protein sequence is MIKIIPVDNQKQLKDFILLPFKLYQKEPNWVPPLISDQKKFFNPKKNPYYDHSEVKLFLAQKDGETVGRISAHSNTQHNKEHNENIGFFGFFECIEEQEVANALFDAALQWNSYRNFTAMRGPINFSVNDECGLLIQGFETPPMIMMPHNFPYYQKLYENYGFFKTMDLYAFISEYHSIPERVAKMAEIITKRNNVQIRSLSYNKKQRKKDIETVFNIYTRAWQYNWGNVPMTRAEFDHLVAELLPIVDPDMVFIAEVDNQLAGFSLTLPNFNEVLKVMQGKVTPVSILKALKAKKHITSVRVITMGIIKEFQGKGIDTLLYYHTFKNGLPKGYYRSEFSWVLENNIPMINVAEKLGAEIYKTYRLYDKAITGRK
- a CDS encoding glycerol-3-phosphate acyltransferase, translated to MIYLFALLIIIIAYLYGCFSTARVIAKSFRSLNVYKIGSGLADTENIYTNISKPLGTLVGATDVAKAYLFLMIVEFVLRFIDNKVINYSGFDILYSENIMLIYGLCMLIGHCLPYNHHFRGGRGIFTYMGMLAYFAFLPTLISAAVAWLIVLFFRQIRFVQYLIVILPVILYIIFYTLFHYHKDFPPYFITLLLGNAIVMGILNIFVSKKLGEF